The Agromyces marinus genome window below encodes:
- a CDS encoding APC family permease, which produces MTATPSPHGRLTRRLGVRDAVAIGLAAMIGAGVFAVWAPAAGAAGDWLLAGLAIAAVIAFANAGSTAQLAVRYPESGGAYRYGRERLGAWPGFLAGWGFVIGKTASCAAMALTAAAYLVPGTWQKPVAIIAVVVLVAVNLLGVTRTAGVASIIVSAVVAVLVVVVAAGVAVIAADGWGGAASVDGLTAADGPVPPVAGAYGVLQAAALLFFAFAGYARIATLGEEVRDPARTIPRAIGIAFAVVVTVYAAVGAAALGALGANGLVESSAPLVDVVAAAGWVQAEPVVRVAAGVAALGSLLALIAGIGRTGLAMARDGELPRRLTAVHPRFGVPHVAEIATGIAVVVLVLAADLRGAIGFSSFGVLLYYLVANASALTQPATERIVPRWLSWLGAIGCVVLVVTLPPLSIAAGVAVFVVGAAVRGIRLARATRAGDDTRDAA; this is translated from the coding sequence TGGGCTCCCGCGGCGGGCGCCGCGGGCGACTGGCTCCTCGCCGGGCTCGCGATCGCCGCCGTCATCGCGTTCGCGAACGCCGGGTCGACCGCGCAGCTCGCCGTCAGGTATCCCGAGTCCGGCGGCGCCTACCGGTACGGCCGCGAGCGTCTCGGCGCCTGGCCCGGGTTCCTCGCGGGGTGGGGATTCGTGATCGGCAAGACCGCGAGCTGCGCGGCGATGGCGCTCACGGCCGCCGCCTACCTCGTTCCGGGGACCTGGCAGAAGCCCGTCGCGATCATCGCGGTGGTCGTGCTCGTCGCGGTGAACCTGCTCGGCGTGACGCGGACCGCGGGGGTCGCCTCGATCATCGTGAGCGCCGTGGTCGCCGTCCTCGTCGTGGTGGTCGCGGCCGGCGTCGCGGTGATCGCGGCGGACGGGTGGGGCGGCGCGGCATCCGTCGACGGCCTGACCGCCGCCGACGGCCCGGTTCCTCCGGTCGCCGGTGCCTACGGGGTGCTCCAGGCTGCGGCGCTGCTGTTCTTCGCGTTCGCCGGCTACGCCCGCATCGCGACGCTCGGCGAGGAGGTCCGCGACCCTGCCCGCACGATCCCCCGCGCGATCGGCATCGCGTTCGCCGTCGTGGTGACGGTGTACGCGGCGGTCGGCGCCGCCGCGCTGGGCGCGCTCGGGGCGAACGGGCTCGTCGAGTCATCCGCCCCGCTCGTCGACGTCGTCGCCGCCGCCGGCTGGGTGCAGGCCGAGCCGGTCGTCCGGGTGGCTGCCGGGGTGGCCGCGCTCGGCTCGCTGCTCGCCCTCATCGCGGGCATCGGCCGCACCGGGCTGGCGATGGCGCGCGACGGCGAACTGCCCCGTCGGCTCACCGCCGTGCATCCCCGTTTCGGCGTGCCGCACGTGGCCGAGATCGCGACGGGCATCGCCGTCGTCGTGCTGGTGCTCGCCGCCGACCTGCGCGGCGCGATCGGCTTCTCGTCGTTCGGGGTCCTGCTGTACTACCTCGTCGCGAACGCGTCGGCGCTGACCCAGCCCGCGACGGAACGGATCGTGCCCCGCTGGCTGTCCTGGCTCGGCGCGATCGGCTGCGTGGTCCTCGTCGTCACGCTCCCGCCCCTGTCGATCGCGGCCGGCGTCGCCGTCTTCGTCGTGGGCGCCGCGGTTCGCGGCATCCGCCTGGCACGCGCGACGCGCGCAGGGGACGACACGCGCGACGCGGCATAG
- a CDS encoding gamma carbonic anhydrase family protein has product MSADPSARILTIAGTPAPELDPTAFVALGAVVVGEVRLAAGSSVWYNAVLRAEAEPISLGEGSNLQDGVVCHVDAGFPVTVGAGVSVGHRAVLHGCTVEDDCLIGMGATILNGAVIGRGSLVAAGAVVLEGTIVPPGSLVAGVPAKVRRELSADEQAGIRRNAQAYLAHVERHTAPVD; this is encoded by the coding sequence ATGAGCGCCGATCCGTCCGCCCGCATCCTCACGATCGCCGGGACCCCGGCGCCCGAGCTCGACCCGACCGCGTTCGTCGCCCTCGGCGCGGTCGTGGTGGGCGAGGTCCGACTGGCCGCGGGTTCCAGCGTCTGGTACAACGCGGTGCTGCGCGCCGAAGCCGAGCCGATCTCGCTCGGCGAGGGCTCGAACCTGCAGGACGGCGTCGTCTGCCACGTCGACGCGGGGTTCCCGGTGACGGTGGGGGCCGGCGTGTCCGTCGGCCATCGGGCGGTGCTGCACGGCTGCACGGTCGAAGACGACTGCCTGATCGGAATGGGCGCGACGATCCTCAACGGCGCGGTCATCGGTCGCGGCTCGCTGGTCGCGGCGGGAGCGGTCGTGCTCGAGGGCACGATCGTGCCGCCGGGTTCGCTCGTCGCCGGTGTGCCGGCGAAGGTGCGTCGCGAGCTCTCGGCCGACGAGCAGGCCGGCATCCGCCGCAACGCGCAGGCCTACCTGGCGCACGTCGAACGCCACACCGCGCCCGTGGACTGA